Proteins encoded by one window of Ramlibacter tataouinensis:
- a CDS encoding peptidase domain-containing ABC transporter: MPNERLAREEVIWVLATVCRQHRIPFDAGLILQRHPPGEDGSYSLADVLLAAEAMGLQAEHGPPGNLGFIATRLPALFLRRAELGVSQPAPGATPAAPCGEPILVTGIAGDHVSYVCSTGEPERTVPVGDLFPALGSTAVCFTPKPQALRDEDGARASEARPFGFAWFVPELLRYRAVWRDILLASLALQLVGLATPLFTQVVIDKVVVHQSRSTLVAAGVGLALAIVFTAVFSWVRQYLVLHTGNRVDAVLGSRVFSHLLRLPMGYFARRPTGTLVARLQGVEAIREFMAGAAITLLLDLPFMLVLLGVMFWYSWQLSLIAVGLLVLLAVLSLAITPLLRWRLDRQFLLGARNQAFVTEYIGGMETVKALQLEPQLEKRYGNCLAEYVAAGFRTRQLANTYGTAAQGLEQLQGLAVLVVGALLVMRNDGFTIGMLVAFQMFAARLSQPLLRLVGLYQEFQQANLSVRRLGDLMNAPAEPYGLLPARAGAGTGRIDIEGLSFRYSPEHPWLFRDLSLSFKPGTTTLLVGPSGSGKSTLAKLLLGFYRPVEGCLLLDGQDARHFSANELRCRFGVVPQETQLFAGTVYENLQMANPLASFNQVVQACRMAEIHEVIEGLPQGYQTEIGEKGVGLSGGQKQRIAVARALLKRPRILIFDEATASLDVQTAAQLARTINQLRGKVTVLFIAHQVPRGLQVDETVIVGMERSESKTRANAS; encoded by the coding sequence ATGCCGAACGAGCGGCTGGCGAGGGAGGAGGTCATCTGGGTGCTGGCGACCGTTTGCCGCCAGCACCGGATTCCGTTCGACGCCGGTCTCATCCTGCAGCGCCATCCCCCGGGGGAAGACGGAAGCTACTCGCTGGCCGATGTTCTCCTGGCCGCGGAAGCGATGGGCCTGCAGGCGGAGCACGGGCCTCCAGGCAACCTGGGCTTCATCGCTACGCGGCTGCCCGCATTGTTCCTCCGTCGCGCGGAGCTGGGCGTATCCCAGCCGGCGCCAGGAGCAACGCCGGCGGCGCCCTGCGGGGAGCCGATCCTGGTTACGGGCATCGCCGGAGATCACGTCAGCTATGTCTGTTCGACCGGCGAACCGGAGCGGACGGTGCCGGTCGGCGACCTGTTTCCGGCGCTCGGCTCCACGGCCGTCTGCTTCACACCGAAACCGCAGGCGCTGCGCGACGAAGACGGCGCGCGTGCTTCCGAGGCCAGGCCGTTCGGCTTCGCCTGGTTCGTGCCGGAGCTGCTGCGCTATCGCGCCGTCTGGCGGGACATCCTGCTCGCGTCACTGGCGCTCCAGCTCGTGGGGCTCGCCACGCCCTTGTTCACCCAGGTGGTGATCGACAAGGTCGTCGTGCATCAAAGCCGCAGCACCCTCGTTGCGGCCGGTGTGGGGCTCGCCCTGGCGATCGTCTTCACGGCCGTCTTTTCATGGGTTCGCCAGTACCTCGTCCTGCACACGGGCAACAGGGTGGACGCGGTGCTCGGCAGCCGCGTCTTCTCGCACCTGCTGCGGCTTCCCATGGGCTATTTCGCCCGGCGTCCCACGGGAACCCTGGTCGCGCGCCTGCAAGGGGTCGAGGCGATCCGCGAGTTCATGGCGGGTGCCGCCATCACGCTGCTGCTGGATTTGCCCTTCATGCTGGTGCTCCTGGGCGTGATGTTCTGGTACAGCTGGCAACTGTCGCTCATCGCCGTCGGCTTGCTCGTCCTGCTCGCGGTCCTGAGCCTGGCCATCACGCCGCTGCTGCGATGGCGGCTGGACCGGCAATTCCTGCTCGGTGCCCGCAACCAGGCCTTTGTCACCGAATACATCGGCGGCATGGAAACCGTCAAGGCGCTGCAGCTGGAGCCGCAACTGGAAAAGCGGTACGGCAACTGCCTGGCGGAGTACGTGGCCGCCGGCTTCCGCACGCGGCAGCTTGCCAACACGTACGGCACGGCGGCGCAGGGGCTCGAGCAACTGCAAGGGCTCGCCGTCCTCGTGGTCGGCGCGTTGCTGGTCATGAGGAACGATGGCTTCACCATCGGCATGCTGGTGGCCTTCCAGATGTTCGCGGCTCGCCTGTCACAACCGCTGCTGCGGCTGGTCGGGCTGTACCAGGAGTTCCAGCAAGCCAACCTGTCGGTGAGGCGCCTGGGGGACCTGATGAATGCACCGGCCGAACCTTACGGGCTGCTGCCGGCGCGGGCCGGGGCCGGAACCGGCCGCATCGACATCGAGGGCCTGAGCTTTCGCTACAGCCCGGAGCACCCGTGGCTGTTCCGGGATCTCTCGCTGTCGTTCAAGCCAGGCACGACCACGCTCCTGGTCGGGCCCTCCGGCAGCGGAAAGAGCACGCTGGCCAAGTTGCTGCTCGGCTTCTACCGCCCGGTGGAAGGCTGCCTGCTGCTCGATGGCCAGGACGCCCGCCATTTCTCGGCCAACGAGTTGCGCTGCAGGTTCGGCGTCGTGCCGCAGGAAACGCAGTTGTTCGCCGGCACGGTGTACGAAAACCTCCAGATGGCAAATCCGCTGGCCAGCTTCAACCAGGTGGTGCAGGCTTGCCGGATGGCGGAGATCCACGAGGTGATCGAAGGCTTGCCACAGGGCTACCAGACCGAGATCGGCGAGAAAGGTGTCGGGCTGTCCGGCGGCCAGAAGCAGCGCATCGCCGTCGCTCGCGCGCTGCTGAAACGACCCCGCATCCTGATCTTTGATGAAGCCACTGCGAGCCTGGACGTGCAAACTGCGGCGCAGCTCGCCCGCACCATCAATCAGCTGCGCGGCAAGGTGACGGTGCTGTTCATCGCGCACCAGGTGCCACGGGGGTTGCAGGTGGATGAGACCGTGATTGTTGGAATGGAAAGAAGCGAGAGCAAGACGCGGGCGAATGCATCATGA
- a CDS encoding TorF family putative porin — protein MKAKAAFLLSALVPAGAALAQAQAPQPDHTFAFNAGAISDYRYRGISQSRLRPALQGGVDYTHASGLYLGAWASSIRWIKDGGGGADAELDLYGGWRFPAGPLGLDLGVLTYNYPGHELATSPNTQEGYVAASWGPATLKYSHAFSNLFGFANSKNSYYLDLSASFDLGRGWSLVPHVGHQKVKNNDPSSYTDYAVTLNKDFGKGLSASAAWVDTDSNGVYLSPGGKNLGRSGLVLGVKYAF, from the coding sequence ATGAAAGCGAAAGCCGCCTTCCTTCTATCCGCTCTCGTGCCGGCCGGTGCCGCGCTGGCGCAGGCCCAGGCGCCGCAGCCGGACCACACGTTCGCCTTCAATGCCGGCGCCATCAGCGACTACCGCTACCGCGGCATCTCGCAAAGCCGGCTGCGGCCGGCCTTGCAGGGCGGGGTCGACTACACGCATGCGAGCGGCCTGTACCTGGGCGCCTGGGCATCCTCGATCCGCTGGATCAAGGACGGCGGCGGCGGCGCGGACGCCGAACTGGACCTGTATGGCGGCTGGCGTTTTCCGGCCGGCCCGCTGGGGCTGGACCTGGGCGTGCTCACCTACAACTACCCCGGGCACGAGCTGGCCACCAGCCCGAACACGCAGGAGGGCTACGTCGCGGCCAGCTGGGGCCCGGCAACGCTGAAGTACTCGCATGCCTTCAGCAACCTGTTCGGCTTTGCCAACAGCAAGAACAGCTACTACCTCGACCTGTCGGCCAGCTTCGACCTCGGCCGGGGCTGGTCGCTGGTGCCGCACGTCGGCCACCAGAAGGTCAAGAACAACGACCCGTCCTCGTACACCGACTACGCGGTGACGCTGAACAAGGACTTCGGCAAGGGCCTGTCGGCCAGCGCCGCCTGGGTCGATACCGACAGCAATGGCGTGTACCTCTCGCCCGGCGGCAAGAACCTCGGGCGCAGCGGGCTGGTGCTGGGCGTCAAGTACGCGTTCTGA
- the glnK gene encoding P-II family nitrogen regulator: MKLVTAIIKPFKLDEVRDALSAIGVQGITVTEVKGFGRQKGHTELYRGAEYVVDFLPKVKIEAALADELVERAIEAIEGAARTGKIGDGKLFVFDLEQVIRIRTGETGPAAL, from the coding sequence ATGAAACTGGTCACCGCCATCATCAAGCCCTTCAAGCTCGACGAGGTGCGCGATGCGCTCTCGGCGATCGGCGTGCAGGGCATCACCGTCACCGAGGTCAAGGGCTTCGGCCGCCAGAAGGGCCACACCGAGCTGTACCGCGGCGCCGAGTACGTGGTCGACTTCCTGCCCAAGGTGAAGATCGAGGCGGCCCTCGCCGACGAGCTGGTCGAGCGCGCCATCGAGGCCATCGAGGGCGCGGCGCGCACCGGCAAGATCGGCGACGGCAAGCTGTTCGTCTTCGACCTCGAGCAGGTCATCCGCATCCGCACCGGCGAGACCGGCCCCGCGGCGCTGTAA
- a CDS encoding VCBS domain-containing protein — protein sequence MISKEDAAIFALRVYDDEVRPQNLVAEPVGWKRLPDPIVPTGGFAYAVFRNNDNGEVVISFRGTDGLNDAIADINLTNGSRESQAVQAAQVYGEVLRIYGADAAGSNISFAGHSLGGGLASIAAVWFNRPAIVFDPAPFAFTALHPHRVDEARAAMGQSLPQAFRDFRPVEDYQARSLNVTGYYAKGEFLESVRADLLTVNLSGLKPVQFGNEHVSALAMHSQALLTAGLMSEDFRKATLRVQSSLPLIMSGDFYSPEPRGIDDRNFLIDLIRSEQASPGNSKLSHFSADLHKLGTNIAGLNRQAQDALIAQGIEWYYWQGANYAGQEFFTADGELLQYTSAQGDGLAGALNKAHKYVLPWLQPIMLSHGVGYRQFPTTVEPFAQWNVSAGSAGSTATARDTAKTQAFIGGSGNDVFTGGDSGDVLYAGAGDDTLDGGGAKDKLYGGVGVDTYRFNGQFGDDLVVDSDGDGSIELDGSVLTTAIAIGRDRWGVRLASGQAAVLSLYDDSTSRTFKKLEIIRQGEAANRITIGHFDSARAIGGEGYLGLKLDDGQRLALLEGGRSNVMKDPDFVASSLGTLLGTLAEGAGKAFTVFLGAAARAGDTLKLALTGEGAAGCEVVLGDGTVPASGAVISLLEGQTTVSFSLVQAGDLESDQAVSLGVSFQGEKHTATSNTWALTLKDAGNASNVFRGDQRALIIGTETRLDIPPSDGRFGTFAWSETRWAPDGTLINGVAEADFADVIYGAPTNDRTSGAGGNDALGGNAGNDEIDGGAGDDLLAGGSGSDHIMGGEGNDFISTSAVLTARTRLRPDDAWTVPAGATSVLAKGATWGIYTRSAGGGAVWDGIGATSTDTGQSDVVEAGAGDDLVLASWGDDRVKGDDGDDVLWGLAGADILEGGDGDDFLNGDGDVLAGFLSSVAAAHHGADFLDGGAGDDTLVGDGGADQLFGGAGNDQIAGDASGPTAASDYIDPTYHGADYLDGEDGDDILEGGGKDDTLYGGQGADVLVGDTSAVNVIAAHQALIWGDDYLDGEEGDDLLIGGGGADTLYGGAGRDRLYGDENTSALAAQYQGHDYLDGEAGDDVLYGGGGADILLGGDGNDVLIGDASPSVLAGSAHGDDYLEGGDGNDQMVGYGGADVLFGGAGNDLLLGDGNGGDLAAQFHGADHLDGGEGDDLLIAGGGDDLLFGGTGHDELQGGAGHDQLDGQEGNDRLFGEAGDDLLLGGDGDDVLVGGAGDDLLEGGEGSNQLWGEAGNDILTGGSGSDHLIGGLGDDILAGGGGDDIYYYSLGDGTDRITDSGGTDWLVFSNVYAGQVEISVGSLKISLPGGGAVHLDDFDPANPLEGAIEWFQFADGVFSRQQLIDLHGFTIAGTPEADTLTGTALADDIDALQGSDLVLAGGGADHVVGGDGDDWLLGEAGDDLLYGGEGNDLLAGGTGSDRLHGGAGDDTYAFARGDGQDTVVDASGSNQIQLGGATESELRFSRSGSDLVVAITGTEDRLTISDWFAATGSEWGISLDDGTFWDRADVESRVLRNQPPVLVQDAVSVSEDGLVQVSGNVLGNDADPDGRPLRVTNPGVYAGVFGSLRLTGDGTYRYDLANASAGVQALAAGQQVTDTFVYTASDDDPDGAASSSSSIVVTISGANDAPVAQPDQALTAEDSSATVTGNVLGNDHDIDAGALLQVAAPGSYTGTYGSLTLSVDGSYAYTLANGSAAVQALGRSQRATDSFSYGAFDGLAAAPGQLQVHIDGRNDAPVVSSALPDQAAAPNKSYLWQIPAGSFADPDTGDTLLFAASLADGAPLPDWLAFDTATLTFSGRVPKTATGFLDIQVTATDRVGNSADLTGSLSASDVFRLSFDAAGGGGGGGGGGGGGGGGGGSHGNQGVGNGPDPAPPGHDDSFNDGPGTGPGNPGAKARRAHPDRPDKKDIEPLTLVAEAAGEAIGHRIGAGRTSPMGAEHSDHATASTGFEVEKGTVGGGEPADTARERRAAGAAPSDAGEAAATPIPPSWASSSRPLASGLQLAAAPWSVVSAPPSGANSFFSRWKQLDEQLAAHLAAADLHDGGESEGGAGSRGGDSLVGSPWGPDPVTMVSGSRPGLPVFRGLSEGLAGPGLR from the coding sequence ATGATCTCAAAAGAAGATGCAGCGATCTTCGCTCTGCGTGTTTACGACGATGAAGTTCGTCCACAGAACCTGGTCGCCGAACCAGTAGGTTGGAAGCGTCTACCAGATCCAATCGTTCCAACGGGCGGATTTGCATACGCAGTCTTCCGAAATAACGACAACGGCGAAGTCGTCATCTCATTCCGCGGAACGGACGGACTGAACGACGCTATCGCCGACATCAACCTCACTAATGGAAGTCGAGAGTCGCAGGCCGTCCAGGCCGCGCAGGTGTATGGCGAAGTCTTGCGCATTTACGGCGCCGACGCGGCGGGTAGCAACATCTCGTTCGCCGGCCACAGCCTAGGGGGAGGCCTAGCTTCCATTGCGGCAGTCTGGTTCAACCGTCCTGCCATTGTCTTCGACCCGGCTCCCTTCGCGTTCACGGCGCTCCACCCCCATCGGGTGGACGAAGCAAGAGCCGCAATGGGTCAGTCGTTGCCCCAGGCTTTTAGGGACTTCAGGCCGGTGGAGGATTATCAAGCGCGATCGTTGAACGTTACCGGCTACTACGCCAAAGGGGAGTTCTTGGAATCCGTTCGCGCGGATCTATTGACCGTCAACCTGTCGGGGCTCAAACCGGTTCAGTTCGGGAACGAGCATGTGAGCGCACTGGCTATGCACAGTCAGGCTCTCCTCACCGCTGGGCTCATGAGTGAAGACTTTCGCAAAGCAACTCTCCGAGTCCAGTCCAGCCTTCCTCTCATCATGTCTGGCGATTTCTATTCGCCTGAACCTCGGGGCATCGACGATCGGAATTTCCTGATCGATCTCATCCGGTCCGAGCAGGCAAGCCCCGGAAACAGCAAGCTGAGTCATTTTTCCGCGGACCTGCACAAGCTCGGCACCAACATCGCCGGCCTGAACCGGCAGGCCCAGGACGCGCTGATCGCGCAGGGCATCGAGTGGTACTACTGGCAGGGCGCCAACTACGCGGGCCAGGAGTTCTTCACTGCGGACGGCGAGCTGCTGCAGTACACCTCCGCCCAGGGGGATGGCTTGGCAGGAGCCCTGAACAAGGCTCACAAGTACGTGTTGCCCTGGCTTCAGCCGATCATGCTGAGCCATGGGGTGGGTTACCGCCAATTCCCCACCACCGTAGAGCCCTTCGCCCAATGGAACGTGTCCGCAGGGTCCGCAGGATCCACGGCGACGGCCCGCGACACCGCCAAGACACAGGCTTTCATCGGCGGCAGTGGAAATGACGTCTTCACCGGCGGGGACAGCGGCGATGTGCTCTACGCCGGAGCTGGGGACGACACACTCGACGGCGGCGGAGCCAAGGACAAGCTGTACGGAGGCGTGGGGGTCGATACCTATCGCTTCAACGGGCAGTTCGGCGACGACCTGGTAGTGGACTCGGACGGCGATGGATCCATCGAACTCGACGGTTCTGTGCTGACGACTGCTATTGCCATCGGCCGCGATCGCTGGGGCGTGCGGCTGGCCAGTGGGCAAGCTGCGGTTCTATCGCTGTACGACGATTCGACCTCCAGGACCTTCAAGAAACTCGAGATCATTCGCCAGGGTGAGGCGGCCAACCGCATCACGATCGGCCACTTCGACTCGGCCAGGGCGATCGGCGGCGAAGGCTACCTGGGGCTCAAGCTGGACGACGGCCAGCGGCTGGCCTTGCTGGAAGGCGGCCGCTCGAACGTGATGAAGGATCCGGATTTCGTGGCCAGCAGCCTCGGCACCCTGCTGGGCACGCTTGCCGAAGGCGCCGGCAAGGCATTCACGGTCTTCCTCGGGGCGGCGGCCCGCGCCGGCGACACGCTCAAGCTGGCGCTGACCGGAGAAGGGGCGGCTGGCTGCGAGGTCGTCCTGGGGGACGGCACCGTGCCGGCGAGCGGTGCGGTCATCTCGCTGCTTGAAGGCCAGACCACCGTGTCGTTCTCGCTCGTGCAAGCGGGTGATCTCGAAAGCGATCAAGCGGTTTCGCTGGGCGTCAGCTTCCAGGGAGAAAAGCACACCGCCACCAGCAACACCTGGGCCCTGACACTCAAGGACGCGGGCAACGCCAGCAACGTATTCCGGGGTGACCAACGCGCCCTGATCATCGGAACGGAAACGCGCCTCGATATCCCGCCCAGCGATGGCCGATTCGGCACCTTCGCCTGGTCGGAAACCCGATGGGCGCCCGATGGCACCCTGATCAACGGTGTCGCGGAGGCCGATTTCGCGGACGTGATCTACGGCGCGCCCACCAACGACCGAACGTCCGGCGCCGGCGGCAACGATGCCCTGGGCGGTAACGCCGGGAACGACGAGATCGATGGCGGTGCCGGCGATGACCTGCTCGCCGGAGGCTCGGGCTCCGACCACATCATGGGCGGCGAGGGCAATGACTTCATCAGCACCAGTGCGGTCCTGACAGCGCGCACCCGCCTGCGGCCCGACGATGCGTGGACCGTGCCGGCAGGGGCCACGTCGGTCCTGGCCAAGGGTGCGACCTGGGGGATCTATACAAGGAGCGCAGGGGGCGGGGCCGTATGGGATGGCATCGGCGCCACTTCCACCGACACCGGGCAGAGCGACGTGGTCGAGGCCGGAGCCGGCGACGACCTGGTCCTGGCAAGCTGGGGCGACGACCGCGTCAAGGGCGACGACGGCGATGACGTCCTCTGGGGGCTGGCTGGCGCCGACATCCTCGAAGGCGGCGACGGCGACGATTTCCTGAACGGCGACGGCGACGTCCTCGCCGGGTTCCTGTCGTCCGTGGCGGCCGCCCACCATGGGGCCGATTTCCTCGATGGCGGCGCCGGTGACGACACGCTGGTCGGCGACGGTGGCGCCGACCAGTTGTTCGGCGGCGCGGGCAACGACCAGATCGCGGGGGATGCCAGCGGCCCCACCGCGGCCAGCGACTACATCGATCCCACCTACCACGGAGCCGACTACCTGGACGGCGAAGACGGGGATGACATCCTCGAAGGTGGCGGCAAGGACGACACCCTCTACGGCGGCCAGGGCGCCGACGTGCTCGTGGGCGACACCAGTGCCGTCAACGTGATCGCGGCGCACCAGGCGCTGATCTGGGGCGATGACTACCTCGACGGCGAGGAAGGAGACGACCTCCTGATCGGCGGCGGCGGGGCCGACACGCTCTATGGCGGGGCGGGTCGTGACCGTCTCTATGGTGACGAGAACACGAGCGCCCTGGCCGCCCAGTACCAGGGGCATGACTATCTCGATGGAGAGGCCGGCGACGACGTGCTCTACGGCGGTGGCGGCGCCGACATCCTGCTCGGGGGCGATGGCAACGACGTCCTGATCGGTGACGCAAGTCCCTCCGTCCTGGCTGGCAGCGCCCATGGCGACGACTACCTGGAAGGCGGCGACGGCAACGACCAGATGGTCGGGTACGGTGGAGCCGATGTCCTGTTCGGCGGAGCCGGCAACGACCTCCTGCTGGGTGACGGCAACGGCGGCGACCTGGCGGCCCAGTTCCACGGCGCAGATCATCTCGATGGCGGAGAGGGCGACGACCTGCTCATCGCCGGGGGTGGCGATGACCTCCTCTTCGGCGGGACGGGCCACGACGAACTGCAGGGCGGCGCCGGCCACGACCAGCTCGACGGGCAGGAGGGCAACGATCGCCTCTTCGGCGAGGCGGGCGATGACCTCCTGCTCGGTGGCGACGGAGACGACGTGCTGGTGGGGGGCGCAGGCGACGACCTGCTGGAGGGCGGCGAAGGCAGCAACCAGCTGTGGGGAGAAGCCGGCAACGACATCCTCACCGGCGGCTCCGGCAGCGACCACCTGATCGGCGGGCTCGGCGACGACATCCTCGCAGGCGGCGGGGGCGACGACATCTACTACTACAGCCTGGGCGACGGCACGGACCGCATCACCGACAGCGGCGGCACGGATTGGCTGGTCTTTTCCAACGTGTACGCGGGTCAGGTGGAGATCAGCGTCGGTTCGCTCAAGATCTCGCTGCCGGGCGGCGGTGCCGTGCACCTGGACGACTTCGATCCGGCGAACCCGCTGGAGGGCGCCATCGAATGGTTCCAGTTCGCCGATGGTGTGTTCAGCCGGCAGCAGCTGATCGACCTGCACGGGTTCACCATCGCAGGCACGCCGGAAGCCGACACCCTCACCGGCACTGCCTTGGCCGACGACATCGACGCGCTGCAGGGGTCGGACCTCGTCCTGGCAGGCGGCGGTGCCGACCACGTGGTGGGCGGCGACGGCGATGATTGGCTGCTGGGGGAGGCTGGGGACGACCTGCTGTACGGGGGCGAGGGCAACGATCTGCTGGCCGGCGGCACGGGCAGCGACCGGCTGCACGGCGGAGCAGGCGACGACACGTATGCCTTCGCGCGAGGCGATGGGCAGGACACCGTGGTCGATGCCAGCGGCAGCAACCAGATCCAGCTCGGTGGCGCGACGGAATCCGAACTGCGCTTCAGCCGCTCGGGCAGCGACCTGGTGGTGGCCATCACCGGAACGGAAGACCGGCTGACCATCTCGGACTGGTTCGCGGCAACCGGCTCGGAGTGGGGCATCAGCCTGGACGACGGAACCTTCTGGGACCGCGCCGACGTCGAGTCCCGCGTGCTGCGCAACCAGCCGCCGGTGCTGGTGCAGGATGCGGTGTCCGTGAGCGAGGACGGCCTCGTGCAGGTCTCCGGCAACGTCCTGGGCAACGACGCCGATCCCGATGGCCGGCCGCTCAGGGTGACCAACCCCGGCGTGTATGCCGGTGTGTTCGGCAGCCTGCGCCTGACGGGCGACGGAACCTACCGATATGACCTGGCCAACGCCAGCGCGGGCGTGCAGGCGCTGGCTGCCGGTCAGCAAGTCACGGACACGTTCGTCTACACAGCGAGCGACGATGATCCGGATGGCGCGGCCAGCAGTTCTTCGTCGATCGTGGTGACCATCAGCGGCGCGAACGATGCCCCCGTGGCCCAGCCGGACCAGGCCCTCACCGCGGAAGACAGCAGCGCCACGGTCACGGGCAATGTGCTGGGCAACGACCACGACATCGACGCGGGCGCCCTCTTGCAGGTCGCGGCGCCCGGCTCGTATACGGGGACGTACGGCAGCCTCACGCTGTCTGTGGACGGCAGCTATGCGTACACGTTGGCCAATGGCTCGGCCGCGGTCCAGGCGCTCGGCCGCAGCCAGCGGGCCACCGACAGTTTCAGCTACGGCGCGTTCGACGGGCTGGCTGCAGCACCCGGGCAGCTGCAGGTGCACATCGACGGCAGGAATGATGCGCCGGTGGTCTCCTCCGCGCTGCCGGACCAGGCCGCGGCCCCCAACAAGTCCTACCTGTGGCAGATCCCCGCCGGCAGCTTCGCGGACCCGGACACGGGTGACACCTTGCTGTTTGCCGCCAGCCTGGCCGATGGCGCTCCGCTGCCGGACTGGCTGGCCTTCGATACCGCCACCCTGACCTTCAGCGGACGCGTGCCGAAAACGGCCACGGGCTTCCTGGACATCCAGGTCACGGCCACCGACCGCGTGGGCAACAGCGCCGACCTGACGGGCAGCCTGTCGGCTTCGGACGTGTTTCGGCTCAGCTTCGATGCAGCTGGCGGCGGAGGTGGCGGTGGCGGTGGCGGTGGCGGTGGCGGTGGCGGCGGTGGATCGCACGGCAACCAGGGCGTTGGGAACGGGCCCGATCCCGCACCGCCGGGTCACGACGACAGCTTCAACGACGGCCCCGGCACGGGTCCCGGCAATCCCGGAGCAAAGGCCCGGCGTGCCCACCCGGATCGTCCAGACAAGAAGGACATCGAGCCGCTGACCCTGGTTGCCGAGGCAGCAGGCGAGGCCATCGGCCACCGCATCGGGGCTGGACGAACAAGCCCGATGGGCGCCGAGCACTCGGACCACGCAACCGCGTCGACCGGATTCGAAGTCGAAAAGGGGACAGTGGGCGGCGGGGAGCCTGCCGACACTGCACGGGAACGCAGAGCGGCCGGTGCAGCGCCGTCGGACGCAGGCGAGGCCGCCGCCACGCCGATTCCCCCGTCCTGGGCTTCATCTTCCCGGCCGCTCGCGAGCGGGCTGCAGCTGGCGGCGGCGCCATGGAGCGTCGTCAGCGCGCCGCCTTCGGGAGCAAATTCGTTCTTCTCCCGCTGGAAGCAGCTTGACGAACAGTTGGCGGCGCACCTCGCGGCAGCCGATCTTCACGACGGCGGTGAATCGGAGGGAGGCGCAGGGTCTCGAGGCGGCGACAGTCTCGTGGGCAGCCCATGGGGGCCCGATCCGGTCACCATGGTCTCGGGCAGCAGGCCTGGACTGCCGGTGTTCCGGGGGCTGAGCGAAGGGCTGGCAGGCCCGGGCTTGCGGTGA
- a CDS encoding ammonium transporter, whose protein sequence is MRKLFACFALALGLLGGTAAALAQVPATPAAADAAPAAPGAGPAAAAPAPAALGAGPAAAAPAPAALGAGPAAAAPAAAPVATPAPKVDSGDTAWMLTSTLLVILMTIPGLALFYGGLTRSKNMLSVLMQVFVVFSLVSLLWALYGYSFAFSGEGRFIGGADKLFLHGVTPATFGALPTIPEYVFVAFQGTFAAITVALIVGAFAERIRFAAVLLFSALWFTFSYVPMAHIVWGGGLLAQEGALDFAGGTVVHINAGVAGLVGAWLLGKRIGFGREAFTPHSLTLTMVGASLLWVGWFGFNAGSAGAANASAGLAFINTVLATAAATLSWITGEALGKGKASMLGAASGAVAGLVAVTPAAGFVGPMGAIVLGLLAGLVCLWGVSGLKRALGADDAFDVFGVHGVGGIVGALLTGVFASPYLGGTGGPAPETFTVAAQLWVQFKSVLFTIAWSGVVALVAYKLVDLLIGLRVSEEEEREGLDITAHGETAYSR, encoded by the coding sequence ATGAGAAAGCTGTTTGCCTGCTTTGCGCTCGCCCTGGGCCTGCTGGGCGGTACCGCCGCCGCGCTGGCGCAGGTGCCAGCCACCCCTGCCGCGGCGGACGCCGCCCCGGCCGCGCCTGGCGCCGGGCCCGCCGCTGCGGCCCCCGCCCCGGCCGCGCTTGGCGCCGGGCCCGCCGCTGCGGCCCCCGCCCCGGCCGCGCTTGGCGCCGGGCCCGCCGCTGCGGCCCCTGCTGCCGCCCCCGTCGCCACGCCGGCGCCCAAGGTCGATTCCGGCGATACCGCCTGGATGCTGACGTCCACGCTGCTGGTGATCCTGATGACGATCCCCGGGCTGGCGCTGTTCTACGGCGGCCTGACCCGCTCCAAGAACATGCTGTCGGTGCTGATGCAGGTGTTCGTGGTGTTCTCGCTCGTCAGCCTGCTGTGGGCGCTGTATGGCTACAGCTTCGCGTTCTCCGGCGAGGGCCGGTTCATCGGCGGCGCCGACAAGCTGTTCCTGCACGGGGTCACGCCGGCGACCTTCGGCGCCCTGCCGACGATCCCCGAGTACGTGTTCGTCGCCTTCCAGGGCACCTTTGCCGCCATCACGGTGGCGCTGATCGTCGGCGCCTTCGCCGAGCGCATCCGCTTCGCGGCGGTGCTGCTGTTCTCGGCGCTGTGGTTCACCTTCTCCTACGTGCCGATGGCGCACATCGTCTGGGGCGGCGGCCTGCTGGCGCAGGAGGGGGCGCTCGACTTCGCCGGCGGCACCGTGGTGCACATCAACGCCGGGGTCGCCGGCCTGGTCGGCGCCTGGCTGCTGGGCAAGCGCATCGGCTTCGGCAGGGAGGCCTTCACGCCGCATTCGCTGACGCTGACCATGGTGGGCGCCTCGCTGCTGTGGGTGGGCTGGTTCGGCTTCAACGCCGGCTCGGCCGGCGCCGCCAACGCCAGTGCCGGACTGGCCTTCATCAACACCGTGCTGGCCACCGCCGCCGCCACGCTGTCGTGGATCACCGGCGAGGCGCTGGGCAAGGGCAAGGCCTCGATGCTGGGCGCCGCATCCGGCGCCGTCGCAGGACTGGTTGCCGTCACGCCGGCGGCCGGCTTCGTCGGCCCGATGGGGGCCATCGTGCTGGGCCTGCTGGCCGGGCTGGTCTGCCTGTGGGGCGTGAGCGGCCTGAAGCGCGCGCTGGGCGCCGATGACGCCTTCGACGTGTTCGGCGTGCACGGCGTCGGCGGCATCGTCGGCGCACTGCTGACCGGCGTGTTCGCGTCGCCCTACCTCGGCGGCACCGGCGGACCGGCGCCCGAGACCTTCACCGTCGCCGCGCAGCTGTGGGTGCAGTTCAAGAGCGTGCTGTTCACCATCGCCTGGTCGGGCGTGGTGGCCCTGGTCGCCTACAAGCTGGTGGACCTGCTGATCGGGCTGCGGGTGAGCGAAGAAGAAGAGCGCGAGGGGCTGGACATCACGGCGCATGGCGAGACGGCGTACAGCCGGTGA